The proteins below are encoded in one region of Candidatus Dormiibacterota bacterium:
- a CDS encoding TylF/MycF family methyltransferase: MLRTEPQSGVGTAEDRGTQLYLDLLKRSLVGMLSGHELQTVVPSVEWKRRAVRLASRLLARRGIELVRAMPYDLDKREQGLDWPLHAVSMIGLRRMDNLEHLIRDVLRRGVPGDLIETGVWRGGATILMRAVLKAHGDTERSVWVADSFQGLPRPDAETYPVDAGDPHHTFDNLVVSLEEVRRNFERYGLLDEQVRFLPGWFRDTLPEAPISKLAVLRLDGDMYESTMVALRALYPRVSPGGWVIVDDYALKGCRAAVHDFLDEIGMHPADLQTVDWTGVYWQRSV, translated from the coding sequence ATGCTCCGCACCGAACCGCAATCCGGGGTCGGCACGGCCGAGGATCGGGGCACCCAGCTCTATCTCGACCTGTTGAAGCGCAGCCTGGTGGGGATGCTGTCGGGGCACGAGCTCCAGACCGTCGTCCCCTCGGTCGAGTGGAAGCGCAGAGCGGTGCGGCTGGCCTCGCGGCTGCTCGCCCGCCGCGGCATCGAGCTGGTGCGCGCCATGCCCTACGACCTCGACAAGCGCGAGCAGGGGCTCGACTGGCCGCTGCACGCCGTGTCGATGATCGGGCTGCGGCGCATGGACAACCTCGAGCACCTGATCCGCGACGTGCTCCGCCGCGGCGTGCCCGGCGACCTCATCGAGACCGGGGTGTGGCGCGGCGGCGCGACCATCCTCATGCGCGCGGTGCTCAAGGCCCACGGCGACACCGAGCGGTCGGTCTGGGTCGCCGACTCCTTCCAGGGGTTGCCCAGGCCCGACGCCGAGACCTACCCGGTCGACGCCGGTGACCCGCACCACACCTTCGACAACCTGGTGGTGTCGCTCGAGGAGGTCAGGCGCAACTTCGAGCGCTACGGCCTGCTCGACGAGCAGGTGCGATTCCTCCCCGGCTGGTTCCGCGACACCCTGCCGGAGGCGCCGATCTCGAAGCTGGCGGTGCTGCGGCTCGACGGCGACATGTACGAGTCGACGATGGTGGCGCTGAGGGCGCTGTACCCGCGGGTCAGCCCCGGCGGCTGGGTGATCGTCGACGACTACGCCCTCAAGGGCTGCAGGGCCGCGGTCCACGACTTCCTCGACGAGATCGGGATGCATCCGGCGGACCTCCA
- a CDS encoding ABC transporter ATP-binding protein → MTVAIALDNVCKRYRVPLDRSSTLKYRMVHPRSSARYRDLYALDGLSLEIPYGSFVGVIGANGCGKSTLLKILAGILRPTSGTVTVNGQVSPFLELGVGFNPELTAKENIYLNGAVLGLTRRQLSGRIDEIIGFAELEDFADQKLKNFSSGMQVRLAFAVAIQADAGILLMDEVLAVGDARFQERCFDVFNRYKRQGRTVVLVTHDLGAVDLYCDTAYLLDHGRLVASGPTGEVCSIYRHMVGQQADADAAGAPPPAPSEISTELPGGGRRWGTGEVRVVDVEFLDAGGERHQMFTSGEPMTMRIHCQVNSQVEDLICGVIVHRGDGYRLAHANTFFSGLELRCPPAGERFSLDLVVDELRLLGGHYQVSVVLAAHPVAHDYDGLEQAFDFRVASPAPQIGLFALGHRWSMSHDLLRPLSPAVVGRYGLEPTSSAVADEGR, encoded by the coding sequence GTGACCGTCGCCATCGCACTCGACAACGTCTGCAAGCGCTATCGCGTCCCCCTCGACCGGAGCAGCACGCTCAAGTACCGGATGGTCCATCCGCGGAGCAGTGCCCGGTACCGGGACCTCTACGCGCTCGACGGGCTCTCGCTCGAGATCCCGTACGGCAGCTTCGTCGGCGTCATCGGCGCCAACGGCTGCGGCAAGAGCACCCTGCTCAAGATCCTCGCCGGGATCCTCCGTCCCACCAGCGGGACGGTGACGGTCAACGGGCAGGTGTCCCCCTTCCTCGAGCTCGGCGTCGGGTTCAACCCGGAGCTCACCGCGAAGGAGAACATCTACCTCAACGGGGCGGTGCTGGGGCTGACCCGCCGCCAGCTCAGCGGGCGCATCGACGAGATCATCGGCTTCGCCGAGCTCGAGGACTTCGCCGACCAGAAGCTGAAGAACTTCTCCTCGGGAATGCAGGTGCGGCTCGCCTTCGCGGTGGCGATCCAGGCCGACGCGGGGATCCTGCTCATGGACGAGGTGCTCGCCGTCGGCGACGCCCGCTTCCAGGAGCGCTGCTTCGACGTCTTCAACCGCTACAAGCGCCAGGGGCGCACCGTGGTCCTGGTCACCCACGACCTCGGCGCGGTCGACCTCTACTGCGACACCGCGTACCTGCTCGACCACGGACGGCTGGTCGCCAGCGGGCCGACCGGCGAGGTGTGTTCGATCTACCGGCACATGGTGGGCCAGCAGGCCGACGCCGACGCCGCCGGAGCGCCTCCGCCGGCGCCGTCCGAGATCAGCACCGAGCTGCCCGGCGGGGGACGGCGCTGGGGCACCGGCGAGGTTCGGGTCGTGGACGTCGAGTTCCTCGACGCCGGGGGCGAGCGGCACCAGATGTTCACCAGCGGCGAGCCGATGACGATGCGCATCCATTGCCAGGTGAACAGCCAGGTCGAGGACCTCATCTGCGGCGTGATCGTGCATCGCGGCGACGGCTATCGCCTCGCCCACGCGAACACCTTCTTCTCCGGCCTCGAGCTGCGCTGCCCGCCGGCCGGAGAGCGTTTCAGCCTGGACCTGGTGGTCGACGAGCTGCGCCTGCTGGGCGGCCACTACCAGGTGTCGGTGGTGCTCGCCGCCCACCCCGTCGCCCACGACTACGACGGCCTGGAGCAGGCCTTCGACTTCCGTGTGGCCTCGCCCGCGCCCCAGATCGGCCTGTTCGCGCTGGGCCACCGCTGGAGCATGAGCCACGACCTCCTCCGGCCGCTGAGCCCCGCCGTGGTGGGCCGCTACGGGCTCGAACCCACCTCCTCGGCGGTCGCCGACGAGGGCCGGTGA
- a CDS encoding acyltransferase has protein sequence MSTEFPRFRHHPALDGIRGVAVILVIAFHTWSAAAPGGLIGVDLFFVLSGFLITTLLLEERRLTGRISLARFYTRRVLRLMPALMLLLLGCVVVAALASNTTLGGSTLRAVPFTLGYVANWAYASGADLGALAHTWSLSVEEQFYLLWPLLLIALLRWGGPRAALAACFWGVLLVFAVRGLMVASGASWLTVYGGSETRADALLAGCTLALAAHLGLLRRIPAAVVAAAGVAGLAVLAWVVRQEDPYGWLVHGGFTAVAVCCALLLAALAVRPWAPLVRVFGFRPLTRLGKVSYGVYLWHFPLVLVIYPEIASRRPWSFVVITALAYTLASLSYALVEAPFLRLKRRIGGDGTAAAPLELRSPAGAGARAAEG, from the coding sequence ATGTCGACTGAATTCCCGCGCTTCCGCCACCACCCCGCCCTCGATGGCATCCGCGGCGTCGCCGTCATCCTGGTGATCGCCTTCCACACCTGGAGCGCGGCCGCGCCCGGCGGCCTCATCGGCGTCGACCTGTTCTTCGTGCTCTCCGGCTTCCTCATCACCACGCTGCTGCTCGAGGAGCGGCGCCTCACCGGCCGGATCTCGCTGGCGCGCTTCTACACCCGCCGGGTGCTGCGCCTGATGCCGGCGCTGATGCTGCTGCTGCTCGGGTGCGTGGTCGTGGCCGCGCTCGCCTCGAACACCACGCTCGGCGGTTCCACCCTGCGCGCGGTGCCCTTCACCCTCGGCTATGTCGCCAACTGGGCGTACGCCTCCGGTGCCGACCTCGGCGCCCTGGCCCACACCTGGTCGCTCTCCGTCGAGGAGCAGTTCTACCTGCTCTGGCCGCTGCTGCTGATCGCGCTGCTGCGCTGGGGCGGCCCCCGGGCGGCGCTGGCCGCGTGCTTCTGGGGGGTGCTCCTGGTGTTCGCGGTCCGCGGGCTGATGGTCGCCTCCGGCGCCTCGTGGCTGACCGTCTACGGCGGCTCCGAGACCCGGGCCGACGCCCTCCTCGCCGGCTGCACGCTGGCCCTGGCCGCACATCTCGGCCTGCTCCGGAGGATTCCCGCGGCGGTGGTCGCCGCCGCCGGGGTCGCCGGGCTGGCGGTGCTCGCCTGGGTGGTCCGCCAGGAGGACCCGTACGGGTGGCTGGTCCACGGCGGCTTCACCGCGGTGGCGGTCTGCTGCGCCCTGCTCCTCGCCGCGCTGGCGGTGCGTCCCTGGGCCCCGCTGGTCCGCGTCTTCGGGTTCCGGCCCCTGACCAGGCTGGGGAAGGTGTCGTACGGCGTCTACCTCTGGCACTTCCCCCTGGTCCTGGTGATCTACCCGGAGATCGCCTCCCGCCGGCCCTGGAGCTTCGTGGTCATCACCGCGCTCGCGTACACTCTCGCCTCGCTGTCCTACGCCCTCGTCGAGGCGCCCTTCCTCCGCCTCAAGCGGCGGATCGGCGGCGACGGGACGGCGGCGGCGCCGTTGGAGCTCCGGTCCCCGGCCGGAGCCGGCGCGAGGGCGGCGGAGGGCTGA